The DNA window CGATCGCGACGACCGGTGCCCGCATGATCGTGACCCTGGCGCACGAGCTGCGTCGTCGCGGTGGCGGAACCGCGGTCGCGGCGATGTGCGCGGGTGGCGGCATGGGCTCGGCCATGGTCATCACGGCCTGAGTGACCGTGCTCGAGGATCTCGCGGTCGAGGGGCTCGACTGCCGTTGGTCGGACGGTGTCCTATGGCTGAGGTTGGCTCGTCCGGCGGCGCGCAACGCGATGACCATCGCGATGCGGCGGGGGTTGATCGGCGCGTTGACCGCGACCCAACGTCTGGTGCAGCAGGAACACGTATACGCGGTGCTGCCGATCAGCACCTTCTTCTACGGTGCGGGCCAGTACGCGGGCACCCAAGCCAAGGGGACGCCGTTCCTCGGCGGTGCGTTCGACGGTGGTGAGCAGTGGTTCAACCCGAAGTACGAGAACCTGTTCGCGGCGATGTCGGGTACCGACTACAACAAGGCCGCTACGACATTCGGTGACTACTGGAAGAAGCTCGGCGGCACCAAGGTCGCGGTAGTGGCTCCTAACACTCCGAGCGCGTCGAAGTCGGCCGAAGGTGCGGTCCTGTCGGCGGAGCGTGCCGGTCTCACACGGGGGTACGTCAATGAGCGTGTCCCGCTCGGTCCCATGGACGTCGGTCCGGCCGTCCTGGGTATCAAGGAGTCCGGCGCTGATGTGCTGTACACCCTGGCGCTTCCGGATACCGCGTTCGCACTGGTGGCCGGGCTGCGTCAGGCCGGGGTCGAGATGAAATCGGTGCTGCTCGCGGTCGGTTACGGGGCGGATCTGCTGAAGTCGCCGCCCGCTGTCGCTGCGGCGCAGGGGATCGGGTTCCTTACCTCCTACGCACCAGTGGAATTGAACACCGAGGCGACGCAGGCGTGGTCGGCGGCGCTGAAGCAGTATGCGGGGTCGCAGTCGGGGCTTCCTTCGTTCTCCATGGCAGTGGGCTGGATCAGTGCTGACCTGCTCATTCACGGGTTGGAGAAGGCTGGGTGCACTGCAAGTCGAGAACAGTTGATGACCGCACTGCGCGCCGACAAGAGTTTTACCGCCGGCGGCCTGTTTCCGAAGCCGGCCGACTTCGAGAAGCGCGGGGACTACTCGGTCGGCGGCCCGGGTAACTGCTCGTTCGTCTCCATCCTGCGTGGCGATAAATTCGTACCGGATCCGGCGGGCGCGCCTGCTTGTGGTGAGCAGATCCCCGATCTGAAGGTGGTCCCGAAGTAGGACGGCTATCGCGTTGTGTGGGCCGAGGCGCTGCGTCATGCGCCTCGGCCCACAGTGGTTTGTGGGCCGTTATTGCCGATCGCTATATCTTCCGATACTTCTCACCAGTGGTCATAGTCGGGTGGTGAGAACTCTGCTAATCGCCTGAATTGCCACTTCAACAACATTCCTGGCGCTGCAATAAACGCACTTCGAGTGCTGGACTTCCCGCTGAGCGGAAAGACCGATATACGACAGGTCATATGCGGGCTGTGATGTCCATTACGCACTCGCCCCCAGCTGTGGGCGGCGGCGATGCGATCACCGAATAACTGCACGGCTCGACTACACGGCGCAATCCAGAAGCGAGAGTCCCGAGCAGGAACCCGAAAGGACCCCCGAATAATGGACGCTGTTACCCGGCCGGGCGAATCGCCTGGCGCCGCACAGAATTGGACACCGAAGCTGGTCTTCTCGATGGCCTCGATGCTGCTGCTGCTCGAGGTACTCACGGTCAGCTACATCATGATCTCGATGTCGATCCCGGCCATCTCCGCGCACTTCCAGACGACGCAGGGCGCATGGCTGCTCACCGCGATGCTGCTGGTCGGCGCCGTGACGGGCCCGCTCGTCGGCAAGCTCGCCGATATGTACGGCAAGCGCAAACTGTTACTGCTGTGCGTAGTCGTGGCAACAGTGGGATCGTTGCTCTCCGCCGTCGCGTCCAGCTACGCGGTGCTGGTTGCCGGGCGGGCGCTGTCGGGCGTGCTGATTCCGTGCGTGTTCCTGACCTATTCGCTGATCCGGGATATCTTCCCGCCCAAGACGATTGCGCTCGCGGTCAGCATCGTTACCAGCGGTCTGGGCCTCGTTGCGATTCCCGCCCCATTTCTCACCGGCTGGTTTCTCGACAACCACGGCTGGCGCAGCATCTTCTGGTTCTTCGTGATCGCGATGGTGGTGTTCGGCGCCATGATCTTCGTCAGTACCGAGGAATCCGCCGTGCGCCTGCGGTCGAAGATCGATCTGCTGGGGGCGGTGCTGCTCGGTGCGGGTATCGCCGGCGTTCTCGTCGCGCTCAGCTTCGGCCCGACCTGGGGATGGACGAATGGATCGACGCTGGCCTACCTCTTCGGTGGTACCGCGTTGCTGGTCGGCTGGCTGGCCTCGGCCGGGATGGTCGCCGCCCCGCTGGTCGATCTGGCCGTCCTGCGCAGGCGGCCGGTGTGGCTGACCGCTATCAGTTCCGGTATGGCCTACGGCTGTAGCGCACTGTTCACCATCCTGCTGCCGATGATGGCCATGACGCCGGCCGTCATGGGACTCGGCTACGGATTCGGTGTCAGCGCAAAGGGATTCGCGGTCTTCCAGGCACCGATCGGCGGCATGGTCGTGGTCGGCGGCGTGGTAGTCGGAATCCTGGTCGGCCGCAATGTCCGGCCGCGCCTACTGATGATCGTCGGCCTGCTGATGTTTTCGGCCGCGTTCGTATGCACCGCGCTGAGCCACACCAACAAGCCATTGCTGCTGGTCTTCGCGGGTCTGGCCGGTACGGGCATGGGTCTGGCCTACGCGGCGGTGCCGAATCTGCTGATCGAGGCGGTTCCCCCGCAACTGCAGGCCAGCACCGCGAGCATCGTCAGCGTGGCACAGAGCGTTATCGCGTCGGTTCTGCCGGTGATCGCATTCGCCGTGTTGAACAACTCGTACATCGCTGCGTTCCCGCCGGAAATGACGCAGGGTCATACCTTCTACACCGATAAGGGATTCCAGATCGCCTTCCTGATCGGTGCGGTCGCGTCGGGCATCGGCGCGTTGCTCGCTGTGCTGCTTCCCCGCAGGATCGCGCAGTTGGAGGTGCCCGCGACACAGATCGCCGACGACGACCAAGAGGTGGCGGTGGTCTTCGCGCACTGATGCACAGGTGAAAGGGCGGCCACGCGGAATCCGCGTGGCCACCCTTTCCCGCTCAGCGGGAGAGTCCGGCGAGCTTTCGGAAGTCCCAGCTGGTCACCTTTTCTGGGGTGAGCCGTAGCCATGCGTGTCGGCCGTCCGGTGTGAAATTGTCGTGGCCCATGTACTTGCGGGCGAAGAGTTGCTCGGCAGCGGCCAGCTCGGGGTTGGGTGTGGTGGTACGTGGGACATCGCCGATCGGCGCGACCGTGCCGGTGAGTTCCACGCCGCGGAGTTCGTTGAACTCGACGCCGGCGTCCACCGCTACCGCAATCCGGGGGTTGCGGACGATATCTGTCCAGCGCTGGCTGCGAACGATCGAGTTGAGCCACAGGTCGGTGCCGTCCCAGACGAACCATAAGGGGGCGACGTGTGGTCGGCCGTCTGCGCTGACGGTCGCGACTCGGCACGTTCGCTCGGTGGCCAGGAAATCATCCACCTCCGCTGCCGTCATCGCGATAACCCGACCGCGACGTTGTTGTCGCACCTGTGCCATGAGTCGTCCTAACTGTCGTGTTCTCGGATCGATGGTGTTGTGCACTTGGTCGTGGCCAGAAAATAGAGTATACGATATAGATCGTACTGAAAGGATAGTCGATGCCACCTGAGGACCCGTCGAAGCCAGTGCGACCGCTGCCCCAGCCGACACTCGCCAGCGCGAAGTTCTGGTCCTCGGGCAGTGACGGGGTGTTGCGCATCCTCGGATGTGCCGATTGCGGGGCCTACACACATCCACCGCTGCCTCGCTGCCGTGTGTGCCGCAGCGGCAACGTGGCGATGGCCGCGGTCTCCGGGCGCGGGGTGGTTGCGGGCTTCACCGTGAACCATCAGCAGTGGTTGCCGGCATTCCCGCCGCCTTATGTCATCGCGATCGTCGCGCTCGAAGAGGACGCCGGTGTCCGGCTGACCACCAACATCGTCAACTGCGATATCGAGGACGTGCGCATCGGAATGCCGGTGCGCGTGGTATTCGAGAAGGCGGAGGATGTCTATCTCCCGCTGTTCGAACCCGACCCCGATCGCCAGGGTGAGACGCTCGAACTGCCGGCGCCGAGGGATGTCACGGCCGTCCTGCGTCCGATGGCGTCGGCGCTGAAGTTCGAAGAACGGGTGGCCCTGACCGGGGTCGGACAGTCGCGCGTCGGGCGCAGGCTCATGGTCGATCCGCTCGCGCTCACCGTCGAGGCATGTACGCAGGCCGTCGAGGATGCCGGACTGACGCTGGACGAGATCGACGGGCTCTCCACTTATCCCGGCCGGGTCGGGTCGCCTGGCATGTCCGAGGGCGGGATCGCGCCCTTGGTCGAGGCGTTGCAGCTCCGGCCGACGTGGATCAACGGCGCCGGCGACACCCCGGGGCAGGCCGGCGCGATCATCACCGCGATGCTGGCAGTCGCCTCCGGACTGTGCCGCCATGTGCTCTGCTTTCGTACTGTCTGGGAGTCGTCGTACGCGGCCATGGTCCGATCGGGGCAGTTCGACGCATCGACCGGCCGCGCGACCGGGATGATGGAGGAACGGGCGCCGTTCGGCGCGGTATCCGCGGCGAACTGGATCGCGATGCAAGCATCCCATTACTTCCATCGGTACGGCGGTGACCGGTCGACGCTGGGCTGGATCGCGGTCAACACGCGAGCCAACGCTGCCCGCAATCCCGAGGCGGTGTATCGGGAGCCGTTCACGATCGACGACTATTTCGCGGCCCGGATGGTGTCTACTCCGTTCGGTCTCTTCGACTGCGACGTACCGGTCGACGGCGCCGTCGCGGTGATCGTCTCGGCCGTCGAAACCGTTCCGGACCGTCCACGACCGGCAGTGCTGGTCGACGCGGTCGGTACACAGATTCTCGAGCGCCTGAGCTGGGACCAGGACACATTGACGCACGAGCCGCAGACCATTGGGCCGTCCCGACACCTGTGGACCCGCACCGCACTGCGACCGGACGACGTCGATCTCGCCCTGCTGTACGACGGGTTCA is part of the Nocardia sp. NBC_00565 genome and encodes:
- a CDS encoding MFS transporter; amino-acid sequence: MDAVTRPGESPGAAQNWTPKLVFSMASMLLLLEVLTVSYIMISMSIPAISAHFQTTQGAWLLTAMLLVGAVTGPLVGKLADMYGKRKLLLLCVVVATVGSLLSAVASSYAVLVAGRALSGVLIPCVFLTYSLIRDIFPPKTIALAVSIVTSGLGLVAIPAPFLTGWFLDNHGWRSIFWFFVIAMVVFGAMIFVSTEESAVRLRSKIDLLGAVLLGAGIAGVLVALSFGPTWGWTNGSTLAYLFGGTALLVGWLASAGMVAAPLVDLAVLRRRPVWLTAISSGMAYGCSALFTILLPMMAMTPAVMGLGYGFGVSAKGFAVFQAPIGGMVVVGGVVVGILVGRNVRPRLLMIVGLLMFSAAFVCTALSHTNKPLLLVFAGLAGTGMGLAYAAVPNLLIEAVPPQLQASTASIVSVAQSVIASVLPVIAFAVLNNSYIAAFPPEMTQGHTFYTDKGFQIAFLIGAVASGIGALLAVLLPRRIAQLEVPATQIADDDQEVAVVFAH
- a CDS encoding thiolase C-terminal domain-containing protein, which translates into the protein MPPEDPSKPVRPLPQPTLASAKFWSSGSDGVLRILGCADCGAYTHPPLPRCRVCRSGNVAMAAVSGRGVVAGFTVNHQQWLPAFPPPYVIAIVALEEDAGVRLTTNIVNCDIEDVRIGMPVRVVFEKAEDVYLPLFEPDPDRQGETLELPAPRDVTAVLRPMASALKFEERVALTGVGQSRVGRRLMVDPLALTVEACTQAVEDAGLTLDEIDGLSTYPGRVGSPGMSEGGIAPLVEALQLRPTWINGAGDTPGQAGAIITAMLAVASGLCRHVLCFRTVWESSYAAMVRSGQFDASTGRATGMMEERAPFGAVSAANWIAMQASHYFHRYGGDRSTLGWIAVNTRANAARNPEAVYREPFTIDDYFAARMVSTPFGLFDCDVPVDGAVAVIVSAVETVPDRPRPAVLVDAVGTQILERLSWDQDTLTHEPQTIGPSRHLWTRTALRPDDVDLALLYDGFTFNAVSWLEGLGFCEPGGASEFIDQGRGIALDGRLPLNPHGGQLSAGRLHGFGYVREAILQLRGDAQGRQVKDAGVAVVTTGGGAPGSALLLRRG
- a CDS encoding pyridoxamine 5'-phosphate oxidase family protein, translated to MRQQRRGRVIAMTAAEVDDFLATERTCRVATVSADGRPHVAPLWFVWDGTDLWLNSIVRSQRWTDIVRNPRIAVAVDAGVEFNELRGVELTGTVAPIGDVPRTTTPNPELAAAEQLFARKYMGHDNFTPDGRHAWLRLTPEKVTSWDFRKLAGLSR
- a CDS encoding ABC transporter substrate-binding protein: MTVLEDLAVEGLDCRWSDGVLWLRLARPAARNAMTIAMRRGLIGALTATQRLVQQEHVYAVLPISTFFYGAGQYAGTQAKGTPFLGGAFDGGEQWFNPKYENLFAAMSGTDYNKAATTFGDYWKKLGGTKVAVVAPNTPSASKSAEGAVLSAERAGLTRGYVNERVPLGPMDVGPAVLGIKESGADVLYTLALPDTAFALVAGLRQAGVEMKSVLLAVGYGADLLKSPPAVAAAQGIGFLTSYAPVELNTEATQAWSAALKQYAGSQSGLPSFSMAVGWISADLLIHGLEKAGCTASREQLMTALRADKSFTAGGLFPKPADFEKRGDYSVGGPGNCSFVSILRGDKFVPDPAGAPACGEQIPDLKVVPK